A genome region from Macrobrachium rosenbergii isolate ZJJX-2024 chromosome 42, ASM4041242v1, whole genome shotgun sequence includes the following:
- the LOC136828108 gene encoding cuticle protein AM1199-like, translating into MTATTVPSLHSFETENGISINVSNRLPISGQSNMEGACYFSPTGHPSKSASSLTRTHAGRRFPSHPTPTPLPAHAVEQIRIAEDQRRRASPSTN; encoded by the exons ATGACGGCAACAACGGTGCCTTCTCTTCATTCCTTCGAGACAGAGAACGGCATCAGCATCAACGTCAGCAATCGCCTTCCAATCAGCGGGCAGAGCAACATGGAGGGGGCATGTTA cTTCTCCCCGACGGGACACCCATCCAAGTCCGCTTCGTCGCTAACGAGAACGCATGCAGGCCGCCGATTCCCCAGCCATCCCACCCCCACTCCACTCCCCGCCCACGCCGTCGAGCAGATCCGCATCGCCGAGGATCAGCGCAGGAGGGCATCACCTTCGACTAATTGA